TGACCATAGCAGGTAATATAATATCGATGTTAAAGGATATTGAGATGGTTGGTAACGATATGGAAATCATTCCGATTATGGGTTCCTTCGGATGCCCAACCATCAAAGTAAATGAATTAGCCATTAGTGGAATGTAAGAATGATTTTCTTAATACGAATTATATTATAATTGTAAAAAGAGTCTATACTAAAACTAGACTCTTTTTACTTGTTGGCAAATTATTTTAATGGTGGTATAGTTAAATTTAGGTTTTTCTCTTGAAATCAAATGAAGATACGTATTGGAGGAGTATGCGTGCAAGTAGTACAAGGCATCATACAAAAACACATGGATGAAGTACAGCAATCGTTCATATATCAAAGTAAAAATGACTTGTTAGATCAATATATAGAATATAAAAATGCGGATGATTACAAGGCTATTTTAATTCATCTCATGTTACAGTCAAGTGGATTACCGATGAAACAAATACACACGTTATGCATAGCAAGTGAACTTGTTGATTCTGGTATTAAGACACATGAAAAAATCGAAGCAGTTCATCAGGCGGAGATTACAAAACGACAATTAACAGTATTAGCAGGAGACTTTTATAGTAGTAAATACTATAAAATATTGGCAGATCATAATCTAATTCCTGCAATAAAGATTCTTGCTAAAGCGATTCAGGAAATTAATGAAGCAAAAATGAGTAGACACTACGCCAATATTCAAGATATTACACCTAGCGTGTATATAGCTTGGCTTGAAAAGATACATGCCTCTATCTTAGGACACTTAGTAGATGAATATGCTATCGAAAGAGATATTTGGTATGAAATATGCTCAAATGTATCGTTAGTTCAAGCTTTGCTGGAAGAGCAAGTACAAATGGTTCCCACTTATAATGGAGTGTTATCTTTTAAAATAGTACTGTTATATCAAAAATTAAATACTGAAGAAAAAAACGAATTTTCTAATATCCTAAATAATAAGGAAAAACTCACAGCAGTTTTAGTCAAATATAACATACAAGCAATTAT
The window above is part of the Desulfuribacillus stibiiarsenatis genome. Proteins encoded here:
- a CDS encoding heptaprenyl diphosphate synthase component 1 — translated: MQVVQGIIQKHMDEVQQSFIYQSKNDLLDQYIEYKNADDYKAILIHLMLQSSGLPMKQIHTLCIASELVDSGIKTHEKIEAVHQAEITKRQLTVLAGDFYSSKYYKILADHNLIPAIKILAKAIQEINEAKMSRHYANIQDITPSVYIAWLEKIHASILGHLVDEYAIERDIWYEICSNVSLVQALLEEQVQMVPTYNGVLSFKIVLLYQKLNTEEKNEFSNILNNKEKLTAVLVKYNIQAIINHYAEQFSNRAIQCIDQLQTKFVKDEVRKCVNQLFQHTMNHSLAHE